In Helianthus annuus cultivar XRQ/B chromosome 8, HanXRQr2.0-SUNRISE, whole genome shotgun sequence, a single genomic region encodes these proteins:
- the LOC118481049 gene encoding uncharacterized protein LOC118481049, translating into MTDQPLQKVLRRPELSGRLAKWAVELGEHSLECKARTAMKGQILADFLAEVPEDEEKELLKWEALEREEKEKEDEAVLYFENTNNTEEYEALLAGMRLAKKIKPKHVEASTDSQLVVKQYQGEYEAKDSTMAQYVAKVKETAKAFKTFKLEYIPRERNRKSDALSKLASVAFDHLAREVKVEVLTSPSLGTEEVAAIENAQETWMTPIVKFLKDGMLPEGDWAARKVRVKALQYELIDGELYRRSYLGPSLKCVDSEEAKYVIREIHEGICGMHSGPRTVVAKAMNAGFYWPRMYETASEEIKKCDNCQIHAPMTHRHKHPIIHVSTSWPFQKWAIDIIGAFQEGPGGVKYVVVAIYYFTKWIEARPLAKITGEQMRRFVLDNIICRYGVPKELVSDNSVQFAGKPFRPWCEQMHIQQVFTSVTHAQSNRLVERANQSVIKGMKGDSEGNKKDGWRNYHLCYGHTGPPPRTAMGNPLQLNIRDGGSHPG; encoded by the exons ATGACAGATCAACCCCTCCAAAAAGTGCTAAGGAGGCCAGAGTTATCAGGTCGACTGGCTAAATGGGCGGTCGAGCTAGGAGAACACTCCTTGGAATGCAAAGCCAGAACTGCCATGAAGGGACAAATACTGGCCGACTTCTTGGCGGAGGTCCCTGAGGATGAAGAAAAAGAACTTTTGAAGTGGGAAGCCCTGGAGAGggaagagaaagaaaaggaagacgaGGCAGT GCTGTACTTTGAGAATACCAACAACACCGAAGAATATGAAGCCCTTTTAGCAGGGATGAGGCTAGCCAAAAAGATAAAACCAAAACACGTGGAGGCTAGTACAGACTCACAGTTAGTGGTCAAACAGTACCAAGGGGAATATGAGGCTAAAGACAGCACAATGGCTCAATACGTGGCAAAGGTAAAAGAAACAGCCAAGGCTTTCAAGACCTTTAAACTAGAATACATCCCCCGTGAGAGAAATAGAAAATCCGATGCCCTCAGCAAGCTGGCCTCCGTGGCATTTGACCACCTAGCAAGAGAAGTCAAAGTGGAAGTCCTGACCTCCCCCTCTCTCGGCACAGAAGAGGTGGCTGCGATCGAAAACGCACAAGAGACATGGATGACACCGATTGTAAAGTTCCTCAAAGACGGAATGTTACCCGAGGGAGACTGGGCAGCCAGGAAGGTAAGAGTCAAAGCCTTACAATATGAATTGATTGATGGAGAACTTTACCGAAGGTCATACCTGGGTCCATCCCTGAAGTGCGTTGACAGTGAAGAGGCCAAGTATGTGATCAGAGAAATACACGAGGGGATTTGTGGAATGCATTCGGGGCCAAGGACAGTAGTGGCGAAGGCAATGAATGCGGGTTTCTATTGGCCTCGAATGTATGAGACAGCATCAGAGGAGATCAAGAAATGTGACAATTGCCAGATCCATGCACCTATGACGCACCGCCACAAACACCCAATAATACATGTTTCAACGTCTTGGCCCTTCCAGAAGTGGGCCATCGACATAATTGGGGCATTCCAAGAAGGCCCGGGAGGGGTTAAATACGTGGTGGTTGCCATATATTATTTTACCAAGTGGATAGAGGCAAGACCCCTGGCAAAAATAACCGGGGAGCAGATGAGACGATTTGTACTAGACAACATCATTTGCAGATACGGGGTCCCAAAGGAACTGGTGAGTGACAACAGTGTCCAATTTGCTGGAAAACCCTTCAGGCCATGGTGCGAGCAGATGCACATACAACAAGTGTTTACCTCCGTCACCCATGCCCAAAGCAACAGACTGGTGGAAAGAGCAAATCAAAGCGTTATCAAGGGAATGAAAGGAGACTCGGAAGGAAACAAAAAGGATGGCTGGAGGAATTACCATTTGTGCTATGGGCATACAGGACCACCCCCAAGGACTGCAATGGGGAACCCCCTTCAGCTTAACATACGGGACGGAGGAAGTCATCCCGGCTGA